From one Colletotrichum destructivum chromosome 3, complete sequence genomic stretch:
- a CDS encoding Putative TauD/TfdA-like domain, taurine dioxygenase TauD-like superfamily encodes MSPSATEAAAAKVEDIKAKVLPAKESQPASGLSAQEEELPEVRTGHKEPLKKSGVLDQFEHFDVTPIIGREYPTVDLKELLRAPNSDDLVRDLAITSESPSPPERESEQISNKSPQVSQRGVVFFRKQDNIDNDLQKELVQRLGELSGKPSTSKLHIHPVNNSARGDTKDDEISVISSAQAKKLDLHRFLNYTKKQTQKTQWHSDITFEPVPSDYALLRLTQLPKTGGDTLWASGYEVYDRISKPLQRFLDTLTATYAQPGFNAAAEKNGFKLFTEARGAPENVGELLEAVHPVVRTNPVTGWKSIFAAGHHVSRINGLSDEESRHFLDWFVQLIVENHDLQVRYRWQNENDVAIWDNRSVYHAATPDYVTEGLGERKGSRSVSLGERPYFDPQSLSRREALRAEAIASLKSDSS; translated from the exons ATGTCTCCATCAGCAACAGAAGCCGCAgcggccaaggtcgaggacaTCAAGGCGAAGGTACTGCCAGCGAAGGAATCGCAACCTGCTTCTGGACTCTCGGCCCAGGAAGAGGAGCTTCCCGAAGTCCGGACAGGCCACAAGGAGCCTCTCAAGAAGagcggcgtcctcgaccagTTCGAGCATTTCGACGTGACGCCCATCATCGGCCGCGAGTACCCGACCGTCGATCTTAAGGAGCTCCTCAGAGCACCGAACTctgacgacctcgtccgcgaccTGGCAATCACTAGTGAGTCCCCATCTCCGCcggagagagaaagtgaACAGATATCTAACAAAAGCCCCCAAGTCTCGCAACGCGGCGTCGTATTCTTCCGCAAGCAGGACAACATCGACAATGATCTGCAAAAGGAACTCGTCCAGCGCCTAGGCGAGCTCTCGGGGaagccctcgacctcgaagcTCCACATCCACCCCGTCAACAACTCCGCGAGGGGCGACACCAAGGACGATGAGATCAGCGTCATCTCGTCGGCgcaggccaagaagctggacTTGCACCGCTTCCTAAACTACACCAAGAAGCAGACGCAAAAGACGCAGTGGCACTCGGACATCACCTTCGAGCCCGTCCCCAGCGACTACGCTCTGCTGCGTCTGACCCAGCTGCCCAAGACGGGAGGAG ACACCCTCTGGGCCTCGGGCTACGAGGTGTACGACCGGATATCGAAGCCGCTCCAACGGTTCCTTGACACCCTGACGGCGACGTACGCGCAGCCCGGCTTCaacgcggcggcggagaagaacgGCTTCAAGCTCTTCACCGAGGCGCGCGGCGCACCCGAGaacgtcggcgagctcctcgaggccgtccacCCGGTCGTCCGCACCAACCCGGTGACCGGGTGGAAGAGCATCTTCGCCGCGGGCCACCACGTGTCGCGGATCAACGGGTTGTCGGACGAGGAGTCGCGGCACTTCCTCGACTGGTTCGTGCAGCTCATCGTCGAGAACCACGACCTGCAGGTGCGGTACCGCTGGCAGAACGAGAATGACGTGGCCATCTGGGACAACCGCTCCGTGTACCACGCCGCCACGCCGGACTACGTGaccgagggcctcggcgagagGAAGGGCTCGCGCTCCGTGAGCCTGGGCGAGAGGCCGTACTTTGACCCCCAGAGCCTCAGCAGGCGGGAGGCCTTGCGGGCAGAGGCCATTGCCAGCCTGAAGTCCGACTCGAGTTGA
- a CDS encoding Putative Cell wall mannoprotein: protein MHAPSFTFGLLGQAVIIAAVPLKPRPVTIESRDSLDDIEIALVPVFDSLQRVDAAVLALDGTPNAAANLLGASQQITVTINQATLTVRASRDLSAAKSLMLRRTTDNLAAQTKTTVNDLIARKPILDQLGVSTVALQSLQKQQMASMSLSEALAAKVPKVGQKEAAADMATLQSIFTQAIAAYSVPAAVPAPGAAVPPPVAPVPAPPAPIAPPAPIAPPAPIAPPAPIAPPVGRKDRKKKKKAAKANRHDVDVLAEGHMAEE from the coding sequence ATGCATGCCCCATCTTTCACGTTTGGTCTCCTGGGCCAGGCTGTAATCATTGCCGCTGTACCGTTAAAGCCCCGGCCGGTCACCATCGAAAGTCGAGACAGTCTCGATGACATCGAAATAGCCCTTGTCCCCGTGTTCGACTCACTACAGAGGGTTGACGCTGCGGTTCTTGCTCTCGATGGCACTCCAAACGCAGCAGCCAACCTACTCGGCGCCTCTCAACAGATCACAGTCACCATCAACCAAGCCACCCTCACCGTTCGTGCCTCTAGAGACCTTTCGGCTGCAAAGTCTCTCATGCTACGCCGGACTACGGATAACCTTGCCGCTCAGACTAAAACTACGGTCAACGATCTTATAGCTCGGAAGCCAATTCTCGATCAGCTCGGCGTCAGCACCGTTGCGCTACAGTCCCTCCAGAAGCAGCAGATGGCGAGCATGTCGTTGAGCGAAGCACTAGCTGCAAAGGTCCCCAAAGTCGGACAGAAAGAGGCCGCAGCGGACATGGCTACTCTTCAGTCCATATTCACGCAGGCTATCGCCGCCTACTCTGTGCCTGCGGCTGTACCGGctcccggcgccgccgttccTCCTCCAGTCGCCCCGGTGCCTGCACCTCCAGCTCCGATAGCACCTCCAGCCCCGATAGCACCTCCAGCCCCGATTGCGCCTCCAGCCCCGATTGCACCCCCTGTCGGACGCAAGGAtaggaagaagaagaagaaggcggcgaaaGCCAACAGACATGACGTCGATGTTTTGGCCGAGGGTCATATGGCTGAGGAGTAA
- a CDS encoding Putative alpha/beta hydrolase-1, epoxide hydrolase, translated as MDLSKLTKKTLDVSRGFSYTYYTTPAQGSQPTLILFHGWPDTARLWAGLINDHLLPLGYGVVALDGLGYGESSKPIDPRVYACDGLAADAVEILDAEGLKKVVSFGHDWGSMIAQRLYNFHPERVCGLVTLNVSYSAPTGHFDLDMVNAQTKKLFGLGTFEYWHFFTADDGVEIMNRNLESVYAAAFGEPETWLDTFCSPGGTRRFVSEGRTQPTLPFATAEHKADFMGRFSKAGDGGFAAPSCMYSAMRTGVQAEADRKIAEEAKTVRVPVLYWGGKRDFVCRPEILQLSIDAGLLPDVKSVTRDGGHWALLEKPDEFGQDVLKWLQETFE; from the coding sequence ATGGACCTCTCAAAACTCACCAAAAAGACGCTCGACGTCTCGCGCGGCTTCTCATACACGTATTACACTACTCCCGCCCAGGGCTCCCAGCCGACACTCATCCTCTTCCACGGCTGGCCAGACACGGCCCGTCTATGGGCGGGCCTCATCAATGACCACCTCCTTCCCCTCGGCTATGGTGTCGTTGCTCTAGACGGTCTTGGATACGGCGAGTCTTCCAAGCCGATCGACCCGAGGGTATACGCATGCGACGGTCTCGCAGCTGATGCTGTGGAAATACTCGACGCAGAAGGCCTCAAAAAGGTGGTCTCGTTTGGCCATGATTGGGGCTCCATGATTGCCCAGCGGCTGTACAACTTCCACCCCGAACGCGTCTGCGGCCTCGTCACGCTCAATGTTTCGTACAGTGCGCCCACCGGCcacttcgacctcgacatgGTTAACGCGCAGACTAAGAAGCTgttcggcctcggcacctTTGAGTACTGGCACTTCTTTactgccgacgacggcgtggagATCATGAACCGCAACCTTGAGTCCgtctacgccgccgcctttggCGAGCCTGAGACCTGGCTCGATACGTTCTGCAGTCCCGGCGGGACGCGCCGATTCGTTAGCGAGGGCCGCACGCAGCCGACGCTGCCGTTCGCGACTGCCGAGCACAAGGCAGACTTCATGGGGCGTTTCAGCAaagccggcgatggcgggtTCGCCGCGCCGAGTTGCATGTACTCGGCCATGCGCACAGGCGtgcaggccgaggcggacaGAAAAAtagccgaggaggccaagacgGTCAGAGTGCCGGTGTTGTACTGGGGTGGAAAACGGGATTTCGTGTGCAGGCCAGAGATTTTGCAGCTGAGCATCGATGCTGGGCTGCTGCCTGATGTGAAGAGTGTCACCAGGGACGGTGGACACTGGGCCCTTCTCGAGAAGCCCGATGAGTTTGGTCAGGATGTTTTGAAGTGGTTGCAGGAGACTTTCGAATAG